The Comamonas endophytica sequence GCTGCGCGAGGCCAATGCGCCGCTGTACCAGTTGCCTGGCCGCATCGGCGGCATTGCCGAGGCGCTGGTGGTGGTGGCGCCGGCGCGCCTGCAGTCGCTGGTGGCCGCGGCGCGGCGCGGCGGCGGCGCGCGCGCCGTGCCCGGCATCGACCTGGCGCAGTTCTGGCGCTACAGCCTCGAGACCGCGCGCATGGCACGCGCGCTGGCGGCCATGGTGCGCTACAGCCCCTCGCATGCCTACGCTGCCGGGCTGGTGCATGCGCTGGGGCTGTGCGTCATCCATCTGCGCGCGCCGCAGCAGGCGGCGGCGCTGCAGGTGCGCTGCGCGCCCCTGGCGCCCGAGCGTGCCTTCGAGGAGCAGGCGGCCTGGGGCCTGAACCATGCGCAGGTGACGGCGGCCCTGGCACGGCAGTGGCACTGGCCGGCAGCGCTGGCCGATGGCTTGGCGCAGATGCACCAGCCGCTGCAGGGCGCGGCCAGCGAGCCCCTGGCCGGGCTGCTGCACCTGGCGGTGTGGCGCGCGCGCGCAGGCCTGGCGGCGCTTGGCGAGCGCGAGCTCGCGGTGAGCTTTCCCGCGGAAACCGCGCTGGCGCTGGGGCTGGACATCGACATGGTGCTGCAGCAGGAGCCCATCGACTGGTCGCAGCCGGGCATGCAGGCCGAGGCACACTGAACGCGCGGCGCGGGGCTGGCCTGCCGGCTCCCCTGCGCCGGCCCCCGGTCGTAGAGCGGCGTCGGGTCGCGGGTGAAGCCGCGCAGCATCTCGGCTCCATCGTGCAGGAGGCCGTCAGCAATGTGCTGCGGCACGCCCGGGCCACGGCATGGCAGCTCACGCTGAAGCAGAGGGTTTGCAGGGCATGGCCTAGCATGCGGCGCGTGTCGGCGCGCGGCTGGCGTACGCCCCGGGCCTGCCTGGCCGGGGCGTGTGCGTACACGTGCATTGGCCCGTGCCCCCGCCCAGGCGCTGAGGGCTGCCTGGCGCCGGCGCGGGCCTGGCGAGGCGTTTCGCGGTGCCGGCTGACAGGCAGCTCGGGTGCTTTGGGATGCAATGGCGCTTGGCGCGTCCTCCCTCCACCAGTTTCCCACCCATGCCCGACAAATTCCCCGAGCCTGCAGCAGCTCCCTCACGGCCGGCGCCCGGCCTGCAGCCAGGCAACAGGCGCGCCGAGCCGCAGACCACCACGGTGGAGGCGCCGGTCTTCGCCCAGCTGGCGGCCATGCTGCCGGCGTTGCGCATGCTGGTAGGCATGCTGATCGCGGCGCTGGTCATCGTCGCGCTGTTCTTCGGACGCGACTTGCTGGTGCCGCTGGCCCTGGCCATGCTGCTGGGTTTCCTGCTCGATCCAGCCGTGAGCCGGCTCAAGCGCTGGGGCCTGTCGCGCATGGGCGCGACGCTGGTGGTGGTGGCCATCACGCTGTGCGCGCTGGGCGGCATGGGCGCCTACCTCACCAACCAGGTCAGCCAGCTCAGTGCCGATCTGCCGACCTACCAGAGCACCATCCGCACCAAGCTGCGCGAGCTGCATAAGTACGTCAGCGGCCCCAGCGTCTGGGACGGCGCGCGCAAGACCTACGACGCGGTGGAGAAGGAAATCGTCGGCCCCAGCGGGCGCCAGCCCGCGCCGCGCGTGCAACGCGTCGAGATCCAGCCCACCGAGCTCAAGCCGCTGGCGCAGTTCACGGCCTGGCTGGACCGGGTCAGCGAACCGGTGCTGATGGCCGGCATCGTGCTGCTGTTCGTGGTGCTGATCCTGCTCGACCGCGACGACCTGCGCGACCGGCTGATACGGCTGATGGGCGGCAACCTGCACCTGGCGACCAATGCGCTCGACGAGGCGTCGCAGCGCATCGGCCGTTACCTGCGCATGCAGTTCATCGTCAACGCCAGCTATGGCGTTCCCATGGCCGTCGGCCTGTGGTTCATCGGCGTGCCCGGGGCCATCCTGTGGGGCGTGGTGGCAGCGATCATGCGTTTTGTGCCCTATGTGGGGCCGATGATCTCGGCGTTGTTCCCGCTGGCGCTGGCCTTTGCCGTCGATCCGGGCTGGAACATGTTTCTCTGGACGCTGGGTCTGATCCTGCTGCTGGAGCTGATCAGCAACAACGTGATCGAGCCCTGGCTCTATGGCACCAGCACCGGCCTGTCGACGATCTCGATCATCGTGTCGGCCACGTTCTGGACCGCGCTGTGGGGCCCGGTGGGGCTGATGCTGTCCACTCCGCTCACGGTGTGCCTGCTGGTGCTCGGGCGCTACCTGCCGGCGCTGCAGTTCATGGAGGTGCTGCTGGGCAACGCCCCGGTGCTGGACGCGCCGCATCGGCTGTACCAGCGCCTGCTCGGAGGCGACGTGGAGGAGGCCATCGAGCTGTGCACCGATACCGTGGAGGCGCTGGTGCCGGCCAAGTCCACCCCGGGGCAGGTGAGCGACGCGGTGACGCGGCTGTACGACGACGTGGTGATGCCGGCCCTGCGCGTGGCCACCAGCCACCACACCGGCGCGGCCACGGCGGCGCACCGCCTGCGGCTGGCCCAGGGCATGGACCTGCTGCTGGGCGAGCTGGCCGAACAATATCCGGCGCGCGCCGCCGAACCCGCGCCCGCGCCGGCACGGCGCGCCCGCGTGCACTGCGTGGGCGCGCGCTGGGAAGTCGACGCGCTGGCGGCCACCGCCATGGCGCATGCGCTGGCGCTGGGCGGCCAGGCCGTGAGCCATTCGCCGCATGCGCTGACGGCGCGCATGCAGGCGCCGGAGGAGCGCAACTGGCAGGACACGGAGCTGCTGTGCCTGTCCGTCTTCACGCCCCAGCCCCAGGCCCAGGTGCGCCAGATCTGCCGGCGGCTGCGCCGGCGCTGGCCCGGCCTGCGCATCGTGCTGGCGCTTTGGAATGCCCCGCCCGAGCTGCTGGCCGAGAACGCGGCGCAGCAGCTGGGTGTGGATGCCATCGCCACCAGCGTGCGCGAGCTGCTGCTGCGCTGCGATGCGCTGCTGGCGCCAACGCCTGGCGGCCCGCGCGCGGCGCCGGTGGGCGAGGGCGACGCGGCACGCGTGGTGGCGCTCAAGGCCAGCGGCTGGCTGGAGCCGAGCCACACGGAGGACATCCACGAGATGGTGGTGCAGGCGGCCAATGCCTTCCACGTGCCCTTTGCCCAGGTCTCGCTGGTCGATGCCGACTGGGTCCACACCCCCGGCACGCTGCTGCCGCCGGCAGGGGGCGCCGGCGAAGCCAACGGCCTGGAGCGCGCGCTGTCGGTGTGCTCGTATGTGGTGCATCAGGACAACGACCTGCAGGTCGAGGACATCGCGCGCGATCCGCGCTTCGCCGACAACCCGATGCTGCAGGCGGCGCAGGTGCGCTTCTATGCCGGCGTGCCGCTGCGCGACCGCCACGGCATGGTGCTGGGCAGCTTCTGCATCATGGACACCCAGCCGCGCAGCCTGGCCGCCAGCGAGTTCGCGCTGCTGCACGACATGGCGCGCCAGCTGCAGGCCACGCTCTCGACCAGCGCCGAGGTGCCGCCGCCGCCCGACTCGGGCACCCGGCATGAGGCCGACGGGCAGCCGTCCGGCCCGTTGCTCGGCCCCTCGCCCGGCCCGGCGCTGGTCTGAGCGGCTGCACAGCTGTTGCACAGGGCGCACGGCCCGGCAACTGCCGCGCCATGGCCCGCAATCCGCGCGCCATGTCCTGGGCCAGGGGAGGGCGTCCTGCAAACGGCTTTCCCGTGCACGCGCGGCGCCAACCCATGCCAATGCCGGCAACAGTTCTTTTTCTCCCCCGGAGGTTGGGGCTTCCCATACTCCAGATGACGCCCGCGCGTCAAGCCAAGTCCAGTTTCCTGACTCCAAGGAGAAAAAGATATGCAAACGAAACTTCGCCATCTCGCGGTGGCGCTGGTGGGTGCGGCCGCCACGCTGGCGACGGCCTCCAGCATCGCCTGCACCATTGCGCCGACCAATCCCAACCGCATCAAGCAGCTGATGGCCAACGAGATCGCCCACCGGCTGGGCATGCGGCCGCACCAGATCTCGCTCGATGCCATCACCACGCCCAAGCTGCAGACGCCGCTGGGCATCGGCGTGGATTGCAGCGGGCTCGGGGCCTATCACCACACGGCCGGATTCCGCATCTGGGACAGTTCGCGGCCGCCCGGTTCAGGCCCCGGCCCCTGGCCCAAGCCCGAGCCCGGCCCGGGGCCCGGCCCGGCTCCCGAATGGCCGCCGCGGCCGTTTCCGGGCACCGGGCCCACCCCTGACCCCGATCCCGATCCCGACCACCTCCCCCTACCCGGATTCGGGCCCCGGCCCGGGTTCGATCCGCGGCCGGATCTCGATCCCCGCCCTGGCGCCGATCCACGTCCGGGCTTCGGCGGACCCCGTCCCTTCCCGCGGCCTGGCTACAGTCCGCGCGATCGGTGCGTCTACGAAGGCGTTGCCGTCGTGCTGGGCCACGGCTATTCCAGCCCGGTAGCGGTGAATTTCGAGCGCCGCTGCCGCTGAAGAGGCTGCCGCGTTGCCGCGCAGGCAGCGCGGCTTCGGGCATGATGGCGGGCGACTCCGTTGCCCAGGCCGGCGCCGGTGGGCTTTGCCAAGCCGCCGCCGGCCGCCACCATGCCGATCGTGAATTCCGACCCTTCCTCCCTTCTGACCGCGCAGATGCGCGATGTGATTCGCCGCATGGAGCGCGCCGCGCGCCCGCCCCTGCACAGCCTTTCGCCCGAAGCCGCGCGCGCCGCCTATGCCGCCGGCGCCGGGGTGCTTGAAATCGCCAAACCCGCGCTGGCGCGGGTGCAGGAACTGCGGGTGCCGGCGCGCGACGGCCACCCCATGCCCGCGCGGCTGTATGCGCCCGCGCCCGCGTCCGAAGGCCCGCTGCCGGCGCTGCTGTACCTGCATGGCGGGGGCTTCACCATCGGCAGCATCGAGACCCACGACGTGCTGTGCCGCGAACTTGCGCGCCAGGCCGGCTGCATGGTGGTCTCGCTGGACTACCGGCTCGCGCCCGAACACCGTTTTCCCACCGCCAGCAACGACGCCTGGGACGCGCTGCAATGGCTGGCCGCGAACGCCGCGGCGCTGGGCGCCGATCGCGCGCGCCTGGCCGTGGGCGGCGACAGCGCCGGCGGCACGCTGGCTGCCGTGAACGCCCTCCTGGCGCGCGATGCCGGCCTGGCACTGGCGCTGCAGCTGCTGATCTATCCGGGCACCACCGCGCACCAGGACACCGATTCCCAC is a genomic window containing:
- a CDS encoding alpha/beta hydrolase, with amino-acid sequence MPIVNSDPSSLLTAQMRDVIRRMERAARPPLHSLSPEAARAAYAAGAGVLEIAKPALARVQELRVPARDGHPMPARLYAPAPASEGPLPALLYLHGGGFTIGSIETHDVLCRELARQAGCMVVSLDYRLAPEHRFPTASNDAWDALQWLAANAAALGADRARLAVGGDSAGGTLAAVNALLARDAGLALALQLLIYPGTTAHQDTDSHRRFAHGMVLEAHSIDWFFGNYVRSPEDREDWRFAPLNAPDLEGVAPAFVCLAECDPLVDEGVAYADLLRAAGVPVDLEIYRGVTHEFIKMGRAIPEARQAHADCARALRLAFDMEN
- a CDS encoding HDOD domain-containing protein; the encoded protein is MDPKDLLATPPALPSLPRAVALLSAELAAPAPRLRRLAQLFATDPQLAAQLLREANAPLYQLPGRIGGIAEALVVVAPARLQSLVAAARRGGGARAVPGIDLAQFWRYSLETARMARALAAMVRYSPSHAYAAGLVHALGLCVIHLRAPQQAAALQVRCAPLAPERAFEEQAAWGLNHAQVTAALARQWHWPAALADGLAQMHQPLQGAASEPLAGLLHLAVWRARAGLAALGERELAVSFPAETALALGLDIDMVLQQEPIDWSQPGMQAEAH
- a CDS encoding AI-2E family transporter, whose amino-acid sequence is MPDKFPEPAAAPSRPAPGLQPGNRRAEPQTTTVEAPVFAQLAAMLPALRMLVGMLIAALVIVALFFGRDLLVPLALAMLLGFLLDPAVSRLKRWGLSRMGATLVVVAITLCALGGMGAYLTNQVSQLSADLPTYQSTIRTKLRELHKYVSGPSVWDGARKTYDAVEKEIVGPSGRQPAPRVQRVEIQPTELKPLAQFTAWLDRVSEPVLMAGIVLLFVVLILLDRDDLRDRLIRLMGGNLHLATNALDEASQRIGRYLRMQFIVNASYGVPMAVGLWFIGVPGAILWGVVAAIMRFVPYVGPMISALFPLALAFAVDPGWNMFLWTLGLILLLELISNNVIEPWLYGTSTGLSTISIIVSATFWTALWGPVGLMLSTPLTVCLLVLGRYLPALQFMEVLLGNAPVLDAPHRLYQRLLGGDVEEAIELCTDTVEALVPAKSTPGQVSDAVTRLYDDVVMPALRVATSHHTGAATAAHRLRLAQGMDLLLGELAEQYPARAAEPAPAPARRARVHCVGARWEVDALAATAMAHALALGGQAVSHSPHALTARMQAPEERNWQDTELLCLSVFTPQPQAQVRQICRRLRRRWPGLRIVLALWNAPPELLAENAAQQLGVDAIATSVRELLLRCDALLAPTPGGPRAAPVGEGDAARVVALKASGWLEPSHTEDIHEMVVQAANAFHVPFAQVSLVDADWVHTPGTLLPPAGGAGEANGLERALSVCSYVVHQDNDLQVEDIARDPRFADNPMLQAAQVRFYAGVPLRDRHGMVLGSFCIMDTQPRSLAASEFALLHDMARQLQATLSTSAEVPPPPDSGTRHEADGQPSGPLLGPSPGPALV